The Marinilongibacter aquaticus genome has a window encoding:
- a CDS encoding 2OG-Fe(II) oxygenase, with protein sequence MGLNRLMNRERPAFAESLNEKGFALIPKVLSEAVCEALIQDYDDESRYRKTVQMERHRFGKGEYKYFTYPLPEIVQTLREDLYTQLFPIANLWMQVLKIDISYPGTLAELHAQCRAHKQEKATPLILKYGRGGYNTLHQDLYGDLYFPLQCVCFLSEMDKDYFGGEFVLTEQIPRAQSKAIVIRPNKGDMLIFATNFRPIKGSKGHYRAAMKHGVSEVSEGQRFTLGLIFHDATH encoded by the coding sequence ATGGGCCTAAATAGACTGATGAATCGAGAAAGGCCAGCTTTCGCAGAATCGCTCAATGAAAAGGGTTTTGCCTTGATTCCGAAGGTGCTCTCTGAGGCTGTCTGCGAAGCACTGATTCAGGACTACGACGATGAATCACGCTACCGAAAAACCGTGCAGATGGAAAGACATCGTTTTGGAAAGGGAGAATACAAGTATTTCACGTATCCCCTGCCCGAAATTGTGCAAACGCTTCGGGAAGACCTATACACTCAATTGTTTCCCATTGCCAACCTTTGGATGCAGGTTCTCAAAATCGATATTTCTTATCCGGGCACCTTGGCCGAACTGCACGCACAATGCCGAGCACACAAGCAAGAAAAAGCCACTCCATTAATTTTGAAATACGGCAGAGGCGGTTACAATACCCTGCATCAAGACCTGTACGGCGACCTCTACTTTCCTCTGCAATGCGTGTGCTTTTTGAGTGAAATGGATAAGGATTATTTTGGCGGCGAATTTGTGCTTACCGAGCAAATTCCTAGAGCCCAATCGAAAGCCATAGTAATTCGGCCCAACAAAGGCGATATGCTGATTTTTGCGACGAATTTTCGTCCCATAAAAGGCTCAAAGGGCCATTATCGTGCAGCAATGAAACACGGTGTCAGTGAAGTGAGCGAAGGTCAAAGATTCACTTTGGGACTGATTTTTCACGATGCCACACACTGA